Genomic window (Oscarella lobularis chromosome 15, ooOscLobu1.1, whole genome shotgun sequence):
TCAACCCCTAATCATTGACTCATAAGGAAAGGAGATGGCCTAAGGCAATTGAGATCAACCCCTAATCATTGGAAGGaaaggagacggcgaagacAATTGAGTTCAACCCCTAATCATTGACTCATAAGGAAAGGAGACGGCCTAAGGCAATTGAATTTAACCCCTAATCATTGACTCATAAGGAAAGGAGACGGCCTAAGGGAATTGAATTCAACCTCTAAACATCGATTAATAAGGGCGAGAGACAGCCTACGGTATTTGAATTCAACCTCTAAACATCGATTAATAAGGGGGCTAGAGACAGCCTACGGTAATTGAATTCAAACTCTAAACATCGATTAATAAGGGCGAGAGACAGCCTACGGTAATTGAATTCAACCTCTAAACATCGATTAATAAGGGGGCTAGAGACAGCCTACGGTAATTGAATTCAAACTCTAAACATCGATTAATAAGGGCGAGAGACAGCCTACGGTAATTGAATTCAACCTCTAAACATCGATTAATAAGGGGGCTAGAGACAGCCTACGGTAATTGAATTCAAACTCTAAACATCGATTAATAAGGGCGAGAGACAGCCTACGGCAATTGACTTCAACCTCTAAACATCGATTCATAAATAAAGGGGATATTTAGTACGGTAGGGGAGTACTCGGGTTGGAAGAAGGAATAAAGTGAATTTACTTTTGTGAGAGGGCAGGCGATTCAGCCCATTCAAACCCCTGGAGCCTGACCTATTAATGTCAGGCAACCCTCTCACACGGCGTAGCtatctttcttctttcctctacctcctttttctagaagaaagaaaaaaatgtagAAGTATATATGCCCCGTATCAATGATGAAATTCCTTTCACAAATTTACTTGCATTCTTGTGACGTGCTGTTGAAATCATTAAAAGTTCCCTATGTTTGTAAAAGGCAGTAAGGAAAGGAATTACATTTTAATAAAATTTCCAACTTAACTTTAAGTTTTTGAGGCTGAATAAAAAGGATTCAGTGaataagtaaataaaataaatgtAATAATTTTTACCTCGTTTACAAAAtcgttctttttcatctTGATTAAAATTTAGATACACTTCAGATGACGCAGAAATGAGTCGGAGCAGAGCGCCGCAGTTTTACATGCTTCCAACTCGTTGTCGTCTACAAGACCGGCTTCTTGTTCGATGTCCCTGTCCTTGAGATCTGGAGTGTTACGAGTTGCTTCGTCGTTGCTCTCTCCTTTCCCGTACGTTGCcaagcgacgacaacgagaaTGTAAAGTTCTAAAAGCTAATTATTTCATTACTTTGACCAAGAGTACGACAACATACCTCattggggggggggggggggggggggtcgTTTCTTTTGAGCCTTTGGACaattcaaattcttcaaCCCAttatcttctttcttcaggccACTTTGACGGCCACTTACATTATCACtactttttttcatttatacagactacaaaaaaattggcaAGATAAACTATAAATCAAAAGGcattaataaaaattttgtGTAAAAGGCACGTGTACACAGGGAGAAATGCATACGCGAGGGCCCTTTATCCCAAGGGCTTCCCAACGCGAGGCCCCTTCATTCCTATtctatattaattaattaattaattaattatgaagaagaagaagaagacatgaaatgatgatgatgatactaaatgatgatgatgacatTGATGATATAGGGGCGGTTAGCAAGAGTGTTGCACGTGTTTAGCTGAAGTGTGGGACCCCTAAAGCTTTGGTGGATGCTTCCTGTATCGTCTATACATCTCTTTTAGTATCCTAAATGCACCactgcttctttttccctATTCTATATTCTTCCCTATTCATAACGCACGCCCATTCGCCGGAACGGGGTGCGTCATCGCGAGCGGCTCGAAACCTCTAACTACAAAAGTCGCTAAAAATAGCCGCTCGCCAAAACGGAAATGACGTAACACGACTTCACCAACAAAACACACACGAACAACACTCAAAGGATTCTCTAAGGCGGGGGGGACGATTATCGTTTAGACATTAGTCCTAGCTAGCGTTGTGCGTGGATGGAATGCGCTTGGGGGCCCCGGCCTAGAGGATAAACACGCACCCACACAAACATGCACGCGTACGCGAGAAACaaacgcgcgcgagcgaaaaaCAGGAGCTACAAATTCCCCCGCTTACCTTGCGACGTCCTCTTCGCTCCGATGAGCTCTTCGATCTTCGTTCTCCTCGTCGGCGCGTCGTGTCGTCGCGCGTTCGCCGCGTCCACGCGCGTGCGAACGATCTGGAAGGAGAATTCGACGCCTGCATAGCGAATAGACGCGATTGGCTTACCGTTTCGGCGTTGGAGAGACGCGTGCTTCGTGCGTGCCTCGCGCGCGTTCTCTCGCGCGATCTGCACAAAGGGACGCTGCAATTGCACGCGAGCACTCTGGCTGCATGGACTTACCGCGATGCGCTGTGTGGCTTCGAcgttcgccacgtcgtcCAGCCGAATGAGTCCGGACACGCGCTCGCGAGAGAATGAAATTTTGTGTGCGATGCGCTCTCCCTTGGTGCGCGAGGCGTCAAACGGCCGACCAATGGGATGACGCGCTGCTTCGGCGTAATTAGTGTTTGGCAGCTGCGAGCGATTCGATTAGATGAGAAAGTAATTTGACCAGTGTTCCGTGTCTGCGGTATTACGTTCGCCAAATATGGTCATTTCCGGTTACGCCCAAGAAAGGTGGAATAAAATCCGCCTACACACTGACGTTTTTGCTAGCTGGTTATTTTAACGTCTGCTGACCTTTGCTGCACGAAAGACCAAGGACGTAATCATAACGATATTCTGATGTAGTAAGGGGTACTTTTCTAGttgtttatttaattaagaaataaaaagaaataaaaacgaaacaaaaaatatttaaaaaattcttgTCTGAAATGCCTTCGGTCGATCGGCTTTGAGCTGACTGTTCCAATATCTGAGAACAAGTGATGAATTTTGCAGGGGGATTCTCCTCGCACATACACATACGTCTGTGTCCTCTAAGGCAGAAGATGTGTTCAGAAAACCTAtaagattaattattattttaataaTATTGTGTCAATATTTTCAGAGATTGTCTACTTACTGACTACGGATATGTAGACTGCGCACGTGAGGCTGACCCGTTTCTCAAactgaaaaatcaaagatgacGTATTGAGCCACCAGACACACCCCCTtaggaaaaaatcgatttgtaCTCTGCATGAACTTTAGCTTactttttcgtcttcctttcGCTTTGTTTGCCGTTTGCTTCTCGTCCTGTGGTCGATTGGAGGACGCCATTGTCCGTTTTCGCCCATATGGACATGCGGGTTTTTCTGCAGCGAACCTACGCGAAAAAAGCCTCGATCGTTGCAAATTAGGCAGTAGAGGCTGCTCGATCCAACTACGTAGCTACGTAGGAGTGATTTAGCTGTCGAGAACGGTCCTCGaggcgaaagcggcgtcgatcgatcCGATTCTAGCGAACAGACATTTTTTCTCAGCGAACGCGCTAGTCTATCGTACACGTCGGGTTCTTACTTGGATAATCTATGCTAAGCGTGTGTCGCGAAACGAGAAACGAAgccgaaaagaagaagaaaggcgatcgCGAGTCTttctccgccatcttgaacgCCATGACGCgccatgacgtcacgcgagCAGCATGAATCATTAGCTTGCATCATTTCATTGCCTAAAATAAATTGCTGACTCGACTGCCGACAGCAAAACGCGTCAAACCGGTATTGAAACCGGTTTGCGTTTGCGCGAGAAATTTCGAACCAATCAAAGCGCTAGCTGAGCCCCACGTGACTCCAACGAACCAATGATCGCGCTGGGGTGGAGCTACGCTGTTAGAAAGCAAAGCGCACAACCGATCCCCTTCcgttgcggctgagggtggatgcgacgcggttcgctgcgtctcGTCCTTGATCGGATCGGCTCGggggaagacaaaaggcaagtctgggTTGttggatcagcgtggcccacggattaatccgtgccggagccttaggcagggcgaaggggggcttcggcctcggtacGCGCACTGGGTATAAAGGTCGCCAaagtcttattgttgccaacaagtacggcccgcgctaggctcgagcgggcacgacttggagggggtgttcattacggtctggttgccggcacttatctcacccgatggcacgattagacggaGGATGACCTGGCTCAGGAGACTTCAACTtgggcattgcactgcctttcttgtcgactcctacaaacagtgGTCGGCCGCTTCTCCACTTCCGCAAGCCTCGGTTCTTCCTAGGAACATGTACCGAAAGGTTTGGTACCagcgcgccgggggactTCGGCATTTAGGGGCCGACTCtcatccaggcgggtacTGATCGGAGTGGCCCGTGACGTCGTAACTGCCCGATACTTTTTGGAACCGgtggtcatcgctttgcggtggctgccaTGAGCTACgaaagcgtccgaacctccccgcggTGTAGCTCGGgtaacgctaatacggacgcacGAAGAAAGGTACGTAAAACGATAGTTTGACAGAGACTAATAggattttttagattgcgcgacgaaggagaaTGACGAtcgaaggaagaaaagtCGTTAGACACGTTAGATTTTAGCTAGATAAGGATTTTTTAATGCATGAGTGTCTACAATCGTTTTCTATGTGGAAATAAAACGTGCGcaaattgaatattttgcCGTCGCGTAGTTCGATCAATCTCCACGCGAATTTTCGCGCACGCACGCTATCGCGGAAACGTACGCACGATTTCGTCGGTCCCGCAAGTCGATTACGACGAACTGCCGAGCTCAATCGAGGCGAAAAATGCGTCGAAGCACTCGCCTGCTATCGAGAAGGAGTTCTACTCGTGATCGGCGCCGTAAAAAGTCAGTTAGGAGTGTATCTGCTTTtttgatcgatcgatttctgCGTTTTCTAGCATCGAAGAACGGCGAAAAAGCGACTGGATTGCGCGACTAAGTAAGGAAGTACGTTTCGGTTTCGCGCAGATTATTAGTCAATGCCTAATGAGGATAATAGATGAAGTAAAGTTTCATTGGATAGATATTTCActccgtgacgtcatataaaCGTGGGTGCAGCGAACAAGATCCGGAACACGCTTTTTTATGTATTTTATGTATTTATCATTGAGGAGAGAcgtgattaaataattttgaaACGTGCCCAAGAGTGAGAAAAAGGAATACACAGTGATTGGTTAATTAAGATAGTTTCGCCGCGTGTCTCTCCCTAATCGTCTTGAGATTAAAGAGAACACGCTCTTGACCCACTAAATTAAACTCCGACTCCAACTCCCCAACACGAACTCCATATCGACCCGATTTAATAGCCTGGACACCGTCTCCATCAACGCTAGCTAAGACGAGAGGCGGAACGGACAGATGAACAGTCGTCGATTCACCAGGAGCAAGACGAACGCGTTGAAAACCAAACAACTCCTTTAGCGGACCGCCAGGATAAGGCGGACTCGTGAGAAAAGCCAGAACCACATCGTCTCCAAGCATAGAACCAGTATTCGTAACCACGACCGTATAATTAATAGGAGAACGAATAACGTCATCAATATTATAATTGACAACGTCTGACGTCAAGGATGACCAGTTGTATGAAAAACTCGTATAGGATAAGCCGTAGCCGAACTCCCAGAGCGCTTTCCCCGCGTAGTAGCGATACGTAATTCCCCCATTATCACTCAGACTCATATCGAACATACTCCGCTTATTGACAAAATCAGACGGGTATACCGTCACAGGAAGACGCCCAGCCGGACTGATTTTACCCAATAGAACGTCAGCTATAGCGTCACCACCCATTTCGCCCGGATAAAACGCTTCCACGATAGCAGGGACATGGTCTTGTATCCACGATACCGCAAGGGGGCCCCCGTTTATTAGAACGACTACAGTGGGCTTACCGGCGGCGTAAACGGCTTCTACGAGGTCGTTTTGCGAACCGGGGAGGTCCAAGACGGTGCGATCTTTTCCCTCGCTTTCCTGAGTTTCGTCCAAGCCGACGAAAATTATGACGACATCGCTGGTTttcgccgcggcgacggcatcCTTGATCATTGATGTGTCGTTTGCGTCGATTTTGCAGCCTTGAGCGTATTTAATTTTATCGGGTCCGAGGATTTTTTCTAGGGCTTGAAGTGGGGAGTGCGAGTCGACGAGGGTATTGGTGCCGTGGTAGTTGCTTAGCATTGCCTGCGTTGCGTTCGCGTGGGGTCCGATGAGGGCTAGGGTCTTGATCTGGGTATAGTTATTGTGTAGGATAAGCGGGTTTTATTGGGTGACCGGTTTACCTTTTTTGCGTCTAGAGGGAGTAGATTACCGTCGTTTTTGAGGAGGACTATCATTTGCTGAGCCGCTTCGTAGGCGAGTTGTCTCGCATCGGACGTGTCTACGACCTCAGGACCCAAACTCTACGCGAACAAAGAGGAAAACAACGTGAGAACGCCtccagaaaaaaaatcaaagtctatAAGCAATTACAATGTATTATAACAAATAAAATGTAGTCAAATTTTACCAacatttttaaataatttatcgATTAAATGACTGTTTTGCAGAAGAATCTATCGCACTTAAAATTTGAACACTATTCTAAAGTAaataaattgattaattaattagctaaGTATAGATCGTTCCACAGAAGAATTAATAAACTAATCCATGActattgacgtcagcaaTAGACATCTAATCGTATTTAGGAGTACTTACCTTATATGAAACAAGTTCCGGTGGGTCTAGTTCCCCTAGTCGTATAAATTCCCTATAAATTCGATACGACGCTTCGGTGATCGCCGCTTCCGGCACGCTTCCATTCTCCACAGCCGCGTTAAGATTCTCCGAATAGAATCTCCCACAATTCATATCGCAGCCACCAAGAACGGCGACCCGACACGTATCATTCGAATTCTTCGTATAATTATGATGATTCTCAATATTGCTAACCGCGCCGCAATCGCTCACGAAAAACCCGTCGAAGCCCCACTCGCCTCTCGCAATATCATTCTGAAATAACGAATTCGCGCAACTCGGAACGCCGTTGACGGAATTATACGAACACATGATCGATCGAACGCGCGCACGTTCGACGCAACTCCGAAAGGGAACCCAATAATAATCGACTAAATCCTGATCGGTAACGCGCGCGTCGAAATGATGTCGATCCGTCCCGTTCCAATTTTCCAAATCGTACGCGCTGAAGTGTTTACACGtggaaataatttttaaatatttGGAATCGTCTATTGATTGGAGCCCTGTTGAATAATGGGCTACGTATTCCGCGGAGAGAAAGGGGTCTTCACCGGGGACTTCTTGCCCGCGGCCCCAACGGGGATCCCGGAATAAATTCACGTCTGGCGCCCAGAATGCGATACCCGCTATGCCCTGGTTGTGTAGAGAGCGCGCTTCTGTGGAGACTATTTCTCCAGCGAGGCTCCAAAGGGTGTGGTTAAACGTCGCGGCGAGGCCAAGGGCGTGGGGAAAGGAGGTTGGGCAGCCTGTACTCGCGTTGTTGGGCGATGAGCCGCAGCCCGTTTTGACGCCGTGGAGGCATTCACCGAAGAGGAATTCGGGGACGCCCAGGCGCGGTACGCCGCCGTTCGAGTGGCCGGCACCGTTGCTACGCTTGAGGCTCTCCATGCTTCGAGTCTGGGGAAggggagaaagagaactgTCGTTGATCACTATTTACTAAATATGAAGGTCGTGACCTTCACGTCTAAGGGTTCAGACGTCCAATTCTATCGCCTCAAAAACTGTAGACCTCGTTCTCGCGCATCAAAACTGTGTGGCTTACGAGTTCTATCGCGTCAAAACTGTGTGACTAGTTCTCTTGCACATCAAAACtattgcgatcgttttttgCGCATAACACTAGTGGGTTTGCGCATCAAAACtattgcgatcgttttttgCGCATAAACCTAGTGGGTTTGCACATCAAAACTATTGCGATTGTTTTTTGCGCATAACACTAGTGGGTTTGCGCATCAAAACtattgcgatcgttttttgCGCATAAACCTAGTGGGTTTGCACATCAAAACtattgcgatcgttttttgCGAGAATAGTATAATGCAAGAGTGAATCTTATCTAACGTATGCGTAAGTGTGCGAATCTCTAACCTTTTCCACGTTCTCCAGGCGTGACACCAAATCTTTGGCTCGCGTTTCCGCGTCGAGGCTGCAATTGCAGTAGGGATATTGACTCGCTGGGCTCTCGCTGCAATTCGTACTGGAACCGGCGTCGAGACAAAGAGCCATATCAGCGCCGTAACGAAAAGTATAATCGGTCTTATTGTAGAACCAGGATTGCGACGATTCGCCGTTACAGCGTCCCATTTCGACGTTCGTACCGGCCATTTTCCCGCCACTGTGCCCTTCAACGCATCTTTTATTCATAAGACTTACAATTACTCCTGTAGTGGAATTATAAAGGAATTGCTGATTCCATGgttttgacgtcggcgaatgAACCTAGAGTCGAATAAAATATAATTTCTATAGTCGattcttttatttacttGGAGATTTGCTTCTGAGTCGTTGCTCCATTTTTCGATGTCGAGAACTTTGCTGTCGGCTCGGAGGCTAATGCGTCTGTTGGGATAGTCCCCTTGGTCGATTTTCCATTGCTGTCTCTTTGCGGAGGAGCCCTTGGGATTGCATTGCCACACTTGGACGTTGGTTCCCGTTACGATGGGCTCCAATGACGCGGGGACAATTATAATGTCTGAAACGAtgcaaagaaggaaaagattggaggagaaagagagcatTATTGTAAGGAGTCTCTATCTCTCTGTCTCTGTTTTGAGTAAGAGTAGTCACGTGCGGATTTAAAAGGGAGCACGTGGGAAAATGTTTCTAAGGGAACGTGACGTCTAACTACAGGGACACTATATTTTAAAgtcaaaacaaagaagagtTACCTAATTGGATTTCCCTGTCCCCTGTACGCTACTTACCAGTCGTCAAATCAAAGagatgtatatatatatatttgcTTTTGATGCAAATCTGCAATCTAAAtctttgtcacgtgattataTACAGTTCCTATGTACGCTAAGACGTTAAAGGGGTTTTCTCATGATATACTTATAGAAGGGCGTTCCCTTGACAACAAACCtgttcacgtgatcaaaaaAAGTTTCTATATACTCTACGATGATTCAGGAGTTTTCTCCCACCTACGCTCCCTTGACAACGTACCtcatcacgtgattaataataataaagttTCTATATACGCTCTTATTGAATCAGTGAGGGTTTCTCTCATGCAATTCCACCTACCTGTTTCCCATGACAACGTACCTGTACTAAGCCTGAGACCTGAGAAGGAATTGTTTGGTGAACAAGAAGACTCCTCAGCTAAAAATGACTACGACTAAAAAGCAGCGGCTCAGTTTAGGGCGGAAGCAATTCGTGCAAGCGATAGCGTTCTTCAATCAAAGGACGCACGTCACTACCctgagaaaacaaaaaccAAAATACCTCAATAAATTAATCACGTATTGATTATTACCCCATCAATGATTTCCTGAAGAAACGGAATGAGACGCAAGAGACTGTCATCAGTTTCGTCTTCGAACCAACTTTCGATGGGAATCCCATTAGAAAGCTTaacgaaaatcaataaataattaaaactaAAATCGTTGACATCAACCTGGTATGCAAATGACGACGGAGAATTGTCTATGATGACGGTGTGCGCCAAATCGCGACCAAGAACGTGCAAATCCTTGATGTAGTTGCCTTGGACGTGAACGCAATGTTCGCGAAATAGACGAtgtctaaaaaattatttatcaaCAATTTTTACATACGGGGACTTCTCACTTGACTAGTTTTCTGTTGGGGTCGAGGATGTTGAGAAGTTTGTCAGCGTACGCTCGGTGTGATGACGTAAAAACTATAACCTGTATAAAAGAATTAGATTAATTTTATTCATTAATTGAATGGGTGTGTGTGTGAcctcgaatttttttgacatttCCTTGAGAAAGAATTCAAAGTGGGGTCTCAATCGGACGTATATTTTATATTCCTTGTCGAAGAATTGAACGGGGAAGTGAAGGGAGGCGCCTTTCAATTCATCACAACTGCAATGAACCAAGGTCTCatcctaaataaaataaaataattaatctaattaattaatccaattatttaatcttaCCAAATCTAAGACTAAGGAGAATTGAGGTGTGCTTCTCGTTTTGACAGGAAGagctatttaattaaacgcacaaatatttaattaattattaattaatcctaTTTGTTTACCTGGCtgtctttttctcatttcttCTGTCAGAGGTGGCAAGTTCTTTATCAGCCAAAATCTAGTTCACAAATCTTATTGATTCGATGGTGGAATCACGTGGTTTCTATATACGGGTCTATTGCTAGTGGTTCGTCAGCTGATGAGACGTCAGACGACTCTATTTCCTCTTGGGACTTTGATTCGTCTTCCTCAAAGCTAACGTCTTCATTTTCCGCTAAAACATATAAAGGTTATAGGATAAATAGTTTTAGAACTTCCTTTCCTTACATAtatcttctccttcttcctgAGAAAAGTAATGAAGCacaggagaaaaaaacgaaccaAGAAGCGATGCCCTAAACAAAAAGATAATGCAACAATTAAATTtatattgattaattaaaaattattaattaaaagttttAAATAGTGATAGACTTTTTGATAAGAAAATCACGTATGACGTACGTATGACGTACGTATGACGTATTCTAATTATACCTTGATGATGAAGGTTTTGCTGGTTTTTGTGCCGATGACGatattaatttgattttggctttggggccccctttcgccttttctttcgcttttcgcttcgttctTGCTACGCTTCGACTTTCTTctgacgtcggcgtcgacgttggcgCCATCTAAGGAGTAAAAAGCCCCGTAATAGGCGTTTCCCGCCCAAATCGACCCGGCGAACTGACTGAATTCGACGGTGCACGTGTAAGAAGCTTTCGAATCGATGTCAAGAAGCCCGTCGATCCTTGCGAATCGCCGTCAGCGCCGTTCGTCACATGATCGTTGTCCTGCGTAGAAGGAACTTCCTCTTATCCGCTAAACTAGTACTTTACATGCTTTGCTCTTGTCAACCTTGTGACTGTGGTTGCTCTTCGAAGCCGTGCCGTCTTCCATTAGAAGAAGTTGAAGAGAACACGCAACATTAGCCCCAAAACACTAACGTACGCTAGCTATCCATGAGAAATACTCTACATCAAATATTCGATAATGTAGCGGACACTAGAAAATTATTCTATATTTAAAAATCGACAGTCATTTTAAAAATACCTGCTTTTCGTTAGGATTCTAAAAATGTCGTCATCTTTTATACGGGCCTTTGTGTTTTGATCAGCCTTTTCTCTGAATCTCGGTTTgaacaagaaagaaagcatGTACGAAGGTTTCTTTCTGCGGAAACTTAGTCTCAGATTTAGTTCTCCTTTGAAAAATACGTTCCGCGATAGCAAAGTTCTCTTTTTAGCACCGAAACGTCAATCAAAGTTATCTAACGACGACATGGCTAAAGCTGCATCACCTGAGCCTCGATGCGATCACGAAAGTGCGTTGGTCGGCGATAAATTGCATCTATTCGGTGGAAGAAAGGGAAAATTTACCAATtatcattatttaatttctttttttctaggtccGTCAAACGAGTCGTACATGCAGATTGAAACTCAGATACTTTCTTCCGCTaaattgatatcaatagtGCCACAAAATGAACCTCAGGACACAGAGAAACTTGAAAGGGAATTGGAGCATTTGAGGTACGAGTTTCTTCATTGGTAAATAAAAAGATAAGAACGATTTCATGTTTAGAAAGGAAGTGTCAAAACTTCAAGATGAAAGGTTACATAGATTAATAATAATGGTGTCACGTGGCAGTTGGGAATGTAGAGCCCAATGCCATCAAGTCATcgaagaacaaagaagacattttgaagaagagaagcagcAATTAACAGAGCAAAGGCAGGCTAAATACATATCAATAGCTGATAATAATTACCGTATGTGGTTAGGTCAGGGTTAGAAACCCGTTGTAGGTATGGTAAAAGTCATGATTTCTATTACGTGACGGTACTGTACTTCTCTGCAGAAATCAATTAGCAGCCCAACGTCATGCTTTTGAgacggaaaaagaagaaatggcCCAGTCCCACCAAATTCACTTCGAAGAAATGAGGTAAGATTTCGCATTTCGTTTCAAAAGATAATAGCAAGACTTTAGGTCACGCCTGGAAACCCGTTGTACATCTCTTCAAAGAGACAATGATGGTTTAAGGTATAGGAAAAGAATTGATTATCATCAGGAAATGATATCTTTCTGCAGAATTGAATCAGCAGCCCAACGTCATGCTTTTGAGgcagagaaagaagaaatggcTCAGTCTCATCAAACTCAAATGTAACACACCTGCAAATATCTCATTAGCACTAAATAATAGCACTTTTTAGGAGAACTGTGGAAGCTACCCTTGCAGAATCGAAACAAAGTCTCGATCAATTCCTTGACGTGCTTAGCATTCGTGCAAATGAAGTTCGCCTTACGAATGACAAACTTGGTTCTGGAGCATATGCAGGTTAGAGAAATATCTACAACAAAATTATGTAACTATTGGCATTTCTCTAGACGCTATTATTGGCCATTGGCACGGTATGCCAGTTGCTGTGAAGAGATTCCACGATCTCATCACGACCCCAAGAACGATTCCGACATACCAACAAGAAGTTCTAACAGCAAGCCGACTCCATCATCCTAACATCATCCGTGTATGCGGTGCTGTCATGGAAGATGGAATTCCATTCCAAATTGTCTCTGAATTACTCGAGGGATCAGTGAGCGAAGTCATTGATGCAGCTCACTCATCTCCATGCTATCTTTCTCACTACGAGCAGCTCTCTATTGTCgttgaaatgacgtcagctattGCTTATTTACACGGGCTCAAACCTCGTCCCTACGTTCACGCAGACATTCGCCCTAGCAATGTCTTAGTGACGAGGGATATGAAAGTTAAAGTCGCTGATTTGGGAGCCGCCCACTTGGTGGAGAGCTCCAAATCAGCGGGGCCCCTTAGTCCCCAATATCTTGCTCCAGAACGAATGCCACCCGCGTCGGGACGCAGTTCTTTGCCTAGCGACGTCTTTAGTCTAGGCGTGCCActaattgaaatttt
Coding sequences:
- the LOC136195809 gene encoding uncharacterized protein isoform X1; translation: MAKAASPEPRCDHESALVGDKLHLFGPSNESYMQIETQILSSAKLISIVPQNEPQDTEKLERELEHLRKEVSKLQDERAQCHQVIEEQRRHFEEEKQQLTEQRSGLETRCRNQLAAQRHAFETEKEEMAQSHQIHFEEMRSRLETRCTSLQRDNDGLRIESAAQRHAFEAEKEEMAQSHQTQMRTVEATLAESKQSLDQFLDVLSIRANEVRLTNDKLGSGAYADAIIGHWHGMPVAVKRFHDLITTPRTIPTYQQEVLTASRLHHPNIIRVCGAVMEDGIPFQIVSELLEGSVSEVIDAAHSSPCYLSHYEQLSIVVEMTSAIAYLHGLKPRPYVHADIRPSNVLVTRDMKVKVADLGAAHLVESSKSAGPLSPQYLAPERMPPASGRSSLPSDVFSLGVPLIEIFTGVGPIPEQRNGQLMPLRNRRRLHVICSRTLSGERERPTSEECLTVLITEIEELARSGIAAVKRMVKGKFKGEGANRRHKVALSDSYHS
- the LOC136195809 gene encoding uncharacterized protein isoform X2, whose amino-acid sequence is MAKAASPEPRCDHESPSNESYMQIETQILSSAKLISIVPQNEPQDTEKLERELEHLRKEVSKLQDERAQCHQVIEEQRRHFEEEKQQLTEQRSGLETRCRNQLAAQRHAFETEKEEMAQSHQIHFEEMRSRLETRCTSLQRDNDGLRIESAAQRHAFEAEKEEMAQSHQTQMRTVEATLAESKQSLDQFLDVLSIRANEVRLTNDKLGSGAYADAIIGHWHGMPVAVKRFHDLITTPRTIPTYQQEVLTASRLHHPNIIRVCGAVMEDGIPFQIVSELLEGSVSEVIDAAHSSPCYLSHYEQLSIVVEMTSAIAYLHGLKPRPYVHADIRPSNVLVTRDMKVKVADLGAAHLVESSKSAGPLSPQYLAPERMPPASGRSSLPSDVFSLGVPLIEIFTGVGPIPEQRNGQLMPLRNRRRLHVICSRTLSGERERPTSEECLTVLITEIEELARSGIAAVKRMVKGKFKGEGANRRHKVALSDSYHS